A genomic stretch from Gammaproteobacteria bacterium includes:
- a CDS encoding SRPBCC family protein has product MPFQPDHKQLASQDAATAHALPARFYTHPESLAAEQEVVFARSWQLVGRADQLLEPGDHIVDEIGGVPILVTRDGENRLRGFHNVCRHRAGPLATCAGRGARNFICRYHGWTYGLDGQLKGAPEMKDAADFDPAGIRLPEIKVESWQGLVLAAVGDVPPLAEVLAGLDERMGERKLDELVFAKRVSYDIACNWKVYVDNFLEGYHLPIVHPGLNKLLDYRSYRTELGDWHSLQWSPLERDDTANNFYGQGDALYYFIYPNTMLNILPGRLQTNRVIPTGLDTCRVEFDFYYAKEDTKRAEQDLEFSDEIQQEDIDICEAVQRGLASGSYEAGRLNPKRETGVWHFHELVRRAYREA; this is encoded by the coding sequence ATGCCGTTCCAGCCCGACCACAAGCAACTCGCCTCGCAGGATGCCGCCACCGCGCACGCCCTGCCCGCACGCTTCTACACGCATCCGGAATCACTCGCTGCTGAACAGGAAGTCGTGTTTGCACGCAGCTGGCAACTGGTCGGTCGCGCGGATCAATTGCTCGAACCCGGTGATCACATCGTGGACGAGATTGGCGGGGTTCCGATTCTTGTTACCCGTGATGGCGAGAACAGGCTGCGCGGCTTTCACAATGTCTGCCGGCATCGCGCCGGGCCGCTGGCCACTTGTGCGGGTCGCGGTGCCAGGAATTTCATCTGCCGCTACCACGGCTGGACCTATGGCCTTGACGGCCAGCTCAAGGGCGCGCCGGAAATGAAGGATGCGGCGGACTTCGATCCAGCCGGCATTCGCCTGCCGGAGATCAAGGTCGAATCCTGGCAAGGACTCGTTCTTGCCGCAGTGGGTGACGTACCGCCGCTGGCCGAGGTGCTTGCCGGCCTCGATGAGCGCATGGGCGAACGAAAACTCGACGAGCTGGTGTTCGCGAAGCGCGTCAGCTACGACATCGCCTGCAACTGGAAGGTCTATGTCGACAATTTCCTCGAGGGTTACCACCTGCCCATCGTGCACCCGGGACTTAACAAGCTGCTGGATTACCGCAGCTACCGGACCGAGCTGGGCGATTGGCACTCGCTGCAATGGAGCCCGCTGGAACGCGACGACACGGCGAACAATTTCTACGGCCAGGGCGACGCGCTCTACTACTTCATCTACCCCAACACCATGCTGAACATCCTGCCCGGTCGCCTGCAGACCAATCGCGTCATCCCGACCGGGCTTGACACCTGTCGCGTCGAGTTCGATTTCTATTACGCAAAGGAAGACACCAAACGAGCGGAACAGGATCTCGAGTTCAGCGACGAGATCCAGCAGGAAGACATCGACATCTGCGAAGCCGTGCAGCGTGGCCTCGCATCAGGCTCCTACGAAGCCGGTCGCCTGAACCCGAAGCGCGAAACCGGCGTCTGGCATTTCCATGAACTGGTCCGGCGGGCCTACCGCGAGGCCTGA
- a CDS encoding S41 family peptidase yields the protein MRALITILLFFTSTLPALAASDNDALLDSLANVLEENYVFMELGSEMAKTLRDQQAAGRYAQLEGLDLAEALTRELRAISNDKHLAIDYSKDGMLAPPPEMETEAQRAHRMQRLREVQFGFPRAEMLPDGIGLIEITGFHSPELAGERLREVMDIVKDARALVFDLRRNGGGDPAMVAAVQGYLFTERVHLNDLEFREPGTSRYITESFFAEPVRDGLRNPDLPVYVLTSDYTFSGGEEFSYNLKHLGRGTIVGEVTGGGANPGGGFPLAEGYVAFIPTGRAVNPVTGANWEGVGVHPDIPVPAEKAMDVVLEEIRSP from the coding sequence ATGCGCGCACTGATAACGATCCTGTTGTTCTTCACTTCGACCTTGCCCGCGCTGGCGGCAAGCGATAATGATGCGCTGCTCGATTCCCTAGCCAATGTGCTGGAAGAAAACTATGTCTTCATGGAGCTCGGGAGCGAGATGGCCAAAACCCTGCGTGATCAGCAGGCCGCTGGTCGGTATGCCCAACTGGAAGGCCTGGACCTGGCTGAGGCGCTGACACGCGAGCTGCGGGCGATCAGCAACGACAAGCACCTGGCGATCGATTACTCGAAGGACGGCATGCTGGCACCGCCACCCGAGATGGAAACTGAGGCGCAGCGTGCCCACCGCATGCAGCGCTTGCGCGAAGTGCAGTTCGGCTTTCCGCGCGCCGAGATGTTGCCGGACGGCATCGGCCTCATCGAGATCACCGGCTTCCATTCCCCGGAGCTGGCCGGTGAGCGCTTGCGTGAGGTAATGGACATCGTGAAAGATGCGCGCGCCCTGGTCTTCGACCTGCGCCGCAATGGCGGCGGCGATCCTGCCATGGTCGCTGCGGTGCAGGGTTATCTGTTTACCGAGCGCGTGCATCTCAATGACCTGGAATTCCGCGAACCCGGCACCAGCCGGTATATTACCGAGAGCTTCTTCGCCGAGCCGGTGCGCGATGGCCTGCGCAACCCTGACCTGCCGGTCTACGTGCTGACCAGCGATTACACCTTCTCGGGCGGCGAGGAGTTTTCCTACAACCTCAAGCACCTGGGGCGCGGCACGATTGTCGGCGAGGTCACGGGGGGCGGTGCAAACCCGGGTGGCGGCTTCCCGCTGGCTGAGGGCTATGTTGCCTTCATTCCGACCGGTCGCGCGGTCAATCCGGTGACCGGGGCGAACTGGGAAGGTGTTGGCGTACACCCGGACATTCCTGTCCCGGCAGAGAAGGCGATGGATGTGGTGCTGGAGGAAATCCGGAGCCCGTAA
- a CDS encoding DUF817 domain-containing protein, translated as RTFIREFWIFGLKQAWACIFGGALLGVMIITQFWYPFEDIYRYDFLFIAAVLIQVLLLAFKLETWREALVILIFHVVATAMEIFKTHPAIGSWSYPGQFEIGILSVPLFAGFMYSAVGSYIARAWRGFEFRYSTYPPTWQPVLLVTLIYINFFTHHFLPDIRWLLLAASFWIYKDVWIHFKVDVEYRRMPLLLGFFLVSLFIWIAENIATYTRVWIYPTQSAEWHMVPFSKLIAWFLLMMLSFVLVSLVNRPQLTRD; from the coding sequence CGAACCTTCATCCGCGAATTCTGGATTTTCGGCCTGAAGCAGGCCTGGGCCTGCATTTTCGGTGGTGCGCTGCTGGGCGTGATGATCATCACCCAGTTCTGGTATCCCTTCGAGGATATCTATCGCTACGACTTCCTGTTCATTGCCGCCGTGCTAATCCAGGTCTTGTTGCTGGCGTTCAAGCTCGAGACCTGGCGCGAGGCGCTGGTGATCCTGATCTTCCATGTTGTTGCCACGGCGATGGAAATCTTCAAGACGCACCCGGCAATCGGTTCCTGGTCCTATCCCGGGCAGTTCGAGATCGGGATTCTTTCCGTGCCGTTGTTCGCGGGCTTCATGTACAGCGCCGTGGGCAGCTACATTGCGCGGGCCTGGCGCGGTTTCGAGTTCCGTTACTCGACCTATCCGCCGACCTGGCAGCCGGTCCTGCTGGTCACGCTGATCTACATCAACTTCTTCACGCACCACTTCCTGCCGGACATTCGCTGGCTGCTGCTGGCGGCGAGTTTCTGGATCTACAAGGATGTCTGGATTCACTTCAAGGTGGATGTCGAGTACCGGCGCATGCCCTTGCTGCTGGGTTTCTTCCTGGTGTCGCTGTTCATCTGGATTGCCGAGAACATCGCGACCTACACCCGCGTCTGGATCTACCCGACCCAATCGGCCGAATGGCACATGGTGCCGTTCAGCAAGCTGATTGCCTGGTTCCTCCTGATGATGCTGAGTTTCGTGCTGGTGTCGCTGGTGAACAGGCCGCAGCTGACCCGGGATTGA